The region acctttcagagcgcgataccatagtctttcgagactgaaggttgccaacatgtgtggataggattgcagccttggacttcTCTGTTtgacaccaacacacacacacacctccacaaCTATTGTTGGAGGTCCTGCCACTGAACGTGGAGGCTTCtcaaactttgcagcaccaggacactttttagaatgacaatttgaaGGGACCTGGTAGTGATGGCATTaacgtggaagtgatgtcatggctgaaagtggcATCAtcgatttaggcttcaaacctaagccttgatcagccaaaggtcccattacacagtgagCTCAtgcttattttgcatagctcggaattcaaacactccagctcagaagtcaaagcagaaggcagacttggatccttccccaaccacacagcctcccccctttccagtgtcccatcatCCCACCTCTTCAGGATAAAGcaccatgcttctctcccaccaggagcccgccctgcccagTCGCTCTGTATCCcgtattttcagctctgcattttcagtgGCAGGAGCCCTGCTGTAGACCAAGGTCTACCCTCTAACCCAGCATCTGTTTTTCCCCTGTACAACCAGGCAGCTGACAAACCTGGCATGGAGGCACCAGCTGGCATTCAGTGGAATAGTGCCTTCAGTCACGGAGGCTCGATTTAGCTTTCATGGAGGTCACGATAAGGAGAGACTTGCAAAGGCCCCATCTCTCCCATCATCCTTTTTCACACAGTGGCTATCCAGATGCTTCCGAGCAAACGGCATCTGAATTAACTGCCATGGTCAGCAGTTCTTGAAGGATACCTTTCCACAtatttataccgcccttcctctaaggagcccagggtggtgtGTATAattctccctccttttgtcctcacaacagccttgtgaggtaggtgaggctgatagatagtgactggcccaagcttaTCCAGGAAGCCtcttggctgagcagggatttcccatcaccttttaactggagatgtcagggattaaacctggaaatttctgcatgcaaaatatgtgctctGCTGTTGGGCTGTATGGGCACCTTCCTTGTTGCAGCACATTATGCGATTTGTGAGAAGCAGTGTGTTTCTGTCCATCCTGAATACGTTGCCAATCAACTCGTTTGGGTTGAACTGGGATGTGAGATGGGTCCTTACAATTGGGAACAGTTCTCAGTGCCCTGACACGATAGCTGAATGGTGTCTCTGGAGCTAAATGGAGCCTTTGCATACAGGAAGATATACCGCTGAATTGCAGGTGATGGGGCAGACAGTAGTGGAAGGCTGTTTCCTTTGTTTACCTCTCGTAGCTTTCCAGGAGGTATCCAGATGGCTGCTGTTGAACTAACTGGACTTTGGGTATCAGCACTCTTCTTGTGAAATGTTGGTTACAAGATTATGAATGCGTGAGGCAGAGGATCCAAGGTGGCAATAGCATTGGGAGCCAAGGAAATGGGAGATTGGGATGGGAATGGGGAAGAGGAGTGGAAAACATGAACCCAGTTTTTTGAATGGAAGTCTTTACCTTgtgcctttcccccttccttttcctagACCTCAGGAATCCTGAGCTGGCCCTCACCCCTCCTTTCCGAAGTGACAGTCCGGTGCCCTCGTCTGTCACACCCAGCACTGCAACTGAGCCAGGGGACTTGGTGGCCGACCCTGAGCTTGAGAAGAAGCTTCTGCATCACCTCTCAGACCTGGGACTGGCCCTGCCCACAGATGCGTTGTCTATCTGCCATGCCATTTCCACAGTGAGTGTGACAAAGGCACCGCTTGATGTTTTGTTCTAATGCCCATCCCTGCCTGCATTTTGGGACATTTTATGACTTCCTCTTGATCTGTTCACTGTTATTTATCTGTTGGAATTTAAGAAATGGCATGGAATCTTTTAGCATCTTTTGCAGAATCCTGAGggtcttattttattttaatttaaaaactcTACAAATTTCTAGTCCACTTTGTTGCACAGTAAAATCTTATATATGAACCATTGGTTCTTGGGCACAGACTTTAAATTCATGCCTCCACAGCACTGTTTATTTCCTGCATTTCTAGAATCACACTGAGCAAGGGAAGGTCATGCATTCAAAACTGTAAATGTCTTCATTTTAagacattttatttcattttaagacAAAGAATTGCACGTTGCTAGTCCTTGTGAACTGTGCATATAAGCTTGAAAAGGTATATGAAAAGGACCAGGTTTAATCTTGCTAAAGGCAGTGGGTTTGTCCACTAGCCAAGAAAATGAGGCTTCAGTGTACCCTATGGAGCCTATGCCAATGCTAGCAAATGCAGAATCAATAGTAAAAGCAGGAGGTTTattctggaggttgagctgtcgccTTGCCTGataaagctaagcaggatcagttgcttggatCGGAGACTGAGAGGCTGCTGGCATGTCTTTGTAGAGGAGtagagtgtggaggagtcagctggcaaaaacagatgcaaggaagtggcaacaagatgcaggtatcttgttgccttgtgtttttccttgaggcatctggtgggccactgtgaggtccaggaagctggactggacgggcctgtggcctgatccagcagggctcttctgatgttccgaACAAGACTATTCTGTAAACCCTGTTTGTCCCTTCTCGCCTCCCAGCTGATACCAGGGCAATGAGTCAACCTTGCCTAGCAACTGATGATTCAATAGATCATTGGTCTGATTCATTTATTCTCTGCCCTGTAGCCTGAAGCCCCGGCCACTCAGCGGAGTGTGGAGAGTCTCCTTCAGAAGTTTGCGGCCCAGGAGCTCATTGAGGTGAAACGGGGCCTCCTGCAGGACGATGACCAGCCCATGCTGGTGACCTATGCTGACCACTCCAAGCTTTCGGCTATGATGGGTGCTGTGGCAGAGAAGAAAGGCTCGGCGGAAGGAGTTGGGGCAGGAGGTGTGAAGCGGAGAATGGAGCAGGACCCCGGGGTCCCTGCCTCCACCCCCGGGGCCATTCCCTCTTCCTCGGCATCTTTGGAGCTGCTGAAAGAGCCCCCCAAGAAGTCCCGCAAGCAGGCGTCTGACCTGGACCTGGAGATTGAGAGCCTGCTCAGCCAGCAGTCCACGAAAGAGCAACAGAGCAAAAAGGTAGGAGGGGGGGTGTGAGAAACCTGGCTTGGCCCTCTGTACTCTGCAGGTACAGAGTCGGGACACAGAACAGAACCAAAATCACCACATCTTCTGTGGTGGCCAAATGCAATAGCTGGAAACTTGTCCAGTTATTGAAgctgcagccttgctttgtggcaATTCTTGTCCCCATCACTTGCATCGCCTTCGAAATCCAAGTGATCCTTCACTTTGAACATTACTGGGGACAGAAAAATAGAGCCGTGAGAGCCAGAAACATAGGTTCataattgtttgttttaaaagccTTAATGTCTTTTTAACTTCCTTGTTTCCACCAATCTGGGCTCGGCCTCCTTGCTTCCCAGGTGAGCCAAGAGATCCTGGAGCTGCTGAACACCACAACAGCCAAGGAGCAGTCCATTGTGGAGAAGTTCCGCTCCCGGGGCCGAGCTCAGGTGCAGGAGTTCTGCGACTATGGAACCAAGGAAGAGTGCATGAAAGCCAGTGATGCCGACCGTCCCTGTCGCAAGCTGCACTTCCGGTGAGCATTACAAGGGAGAATGCTGGGGTAGGGTGTCGGATCGGTTCTGTTCCTAGAAGAAGACCACGGCCTTTCCACACCTTGAACAGAATCCAGGGCAACGCAGCCAACTTTATACTAGATGGAATACTCCCACTAGCAGTGGTTGAGCACAGTAGCACCAAATCTACTCCCTGCAGAATGAAATGGGTGTGGACAATCTTGCTGCAAACCAGAATTCCTGAGCTCTGTTTCTTCTGCATTCAGCAAAGTGGAGTGATTGGAGCAGGAAGGGCTGGGAACTGGGGTTCAGTTTCTTGCTCTGATGAAGTGTAGGAGGAGTCACACCAGGGGGTCTGGGGGCCAGAAGATCTAGCTGCTGTCTTTCCcttgtcccaggaaagtaaggcaATGGAGTCAGCTGTGGTCATCCTCTGCAGGGGAAGTGAGATTCCATGcagtcttgtgcatgtttacttagaagtgagCCACTTTGTGCTTGACGGTGATTACTGCCAGATTaggatgcataagattgcagcctggtgtggagaaagtggttTTCTCCCTTTCTCGTAATACTAGAACTCAGGGTCACTCATGAAATCAATTGGCAGCGTATTCGAGATGGACAAAAGTGtgtccacccactcacccacatATATAATATTGGTGTGTGGAATTCTCTGCAATAAGATCTGGTGTTGGCCACTGGCTTAAATGGCATAGAtgggggattgaacaaatttggGGAGGATAGGGCTGTCAATGGCTGTTAGCCTGATAagtaaacagaacctccatggtcAGAGCCAGTTTATCTTGGAATAGCAATTGCTGTAGAGGAGCCACACAGTGGAGGACAGCTGGTGCCTTCAGCTCATGACTAAGCTTCCCAGCAGTGTCTCGTCAGTGGAACATATGGTGGACTTGGTCTGATCTAGCTCTTTGTACAATTCCATGTAGGCAAGAGGAGTctctcttctgtttcctcttCTTGGGGAAGCGAGTGAAGTTGCTGCTTTAAGGATTTGGGCTCTGCTTCTGGCAGGATTGAGAAGGAGAGAAGAAGGCCAAAGACtgagctttttcttcttcttcctcctcctccttctctgccagcCGTATCATCAACAAGCACACAGACGAGTCGCTGGGGGACTGCTCCTTCCTCAACACATGCTTCCACATGGACACCTGCAAATACGTCCACTATGAGATAGATGCCTGCACTGACCTGGACGCCCCTGGTGGACGGGAGCTTAGCACAGGCCAAGAACTGGCActgccccaggcggtgggcagGGACCCCAGTGTCGACCGCCTCTTCCCCCCACAGGTATCTTGGGCCACTGGAGATTGATATGAAGGTGGTGGGAAGCCTCCGGGTTTATGCATGGCTTCATCAAGCTGGGTTTGGTTTGGGATCTATGCTGCATTAGCCCAAGTatcctttttaaagaaatatattgTCCAAAAGAAGCATATCATCTTCATTTGTGTAATCTGCTGCAGACAGCTCAGGGAGCAATCTCAGGAGCTACATAAAGACCCATTTCGTCACCAGTAGACATCCTCACCCTGTACCAGCTTGTTTGCCCCCATACATCTCATTTCCAAGCATAACTCCTTGATCACAGAGTCTAGAAATGTGCCTTAGCTCCCCCGACCCCACTCGCAACCCCGTTCCAATCTCAGGAAACTGAATTATGTGGGCACCActgtaatttttgtgtgtgtcgcTTATTCTGAGCCACTCCTGGAAGAACAAACTGATTAGATCTAAAAGAGAAAATGGAAGCAGATCTGTGCAAATGAGGCATAACACAAAAAgaacccttctggatcaggccaaaagcccatctagtccagcttcctgtatctcaccgtggcccaccagatgcctctggcagCACTAAAGgtaacaaaatacctgcatcctcttgccactcccttgcatgtggcattcaaaggtagcctatttctaaaaccaggaggtggcatatatacccatcatgggttataacctgtgatggacgtttcctcccaTCAATCTgtcccaattcccttttaaaggtatataGGCCAGGTGTTATCATcacctgtggcaaggggttccacagattaattacccacTGGGTAAAAAACTTGTTTCTTAGCATCCTTTTGGGTTTCCTTGTTGCAGCACTGAAAGAGTCCTTTAAAAACAAATGGTTATTTTAATTAAAGCCATTTTCTAATGCCACCCCATCCTGTTTTTCTCTCCACGGTGGGCAGTGGATTTGCTGTGACATTCGCTACCTGGACGTCAGCATCCTGGGCAAGTTTGCGGTGGTGATGGCTGACCCGCCTTGGGACATCCACATGGAGCTGCCCTACGGGACACTCACTGACGATGAGATGAGGCGCCTCAATATCCCCGTGCTTCAGGACGAGGGGTTCCTCTTTCTGTGGGTCACTGGCCGGTAGGGGAAATAACCAGACCAACCTGAGGCAGGGGAATATTGGAAGAGGCTGATATGGGAAACACATCAACACATATGTACGTCAGGATACGAAACTGCCCTGTCTTGAGTCAGAATGTTGATCCCTCTAGCTCACTCCACCTCCCATGCTGGGGATTGAAGGGCCTTGGAGGTCCTCTGGTCCAACCCTGCACAGTGCAGGCAGCTGCCGCCTCATTCCTAACAGGTGGCTGTTTtccctctgcttgaaaacctccagtgagggaAAGCCCACAGCTCCATGAGGCAGGCTATGCAGTGCCAGGCAGCTCTTCCTGtgaggaaattcttccccttgtCTAGCCAAAATCTGCATCCCTGccatttcaacccattggttctagccctgccctcaggaaccacagagAGTAAGTCCTCCCTCTCTTCTGAGTGACAgccctttaaatcaggggtgtcaaactcttttaaTATAGAGGGCTAAATAgaattca is a window of Tiliqua scincoides isolate rTilSci1 chromosome 5, rTilSci1.hap2, whole genome shotgun sequence DNA encoding:
- the METTL3 gene encoding N6-adenosine-methyltransferase catalytic subunit, with amino-acid sequence MSDTWTSIQAHKKQLDSLRERLQRRRKQEPLDLRNPELALTPPFRSDSPVPSSVTPSTATEPGDLVADPELEKKLLHHLSDLGLALPTDALSICHAISTPEAPATQRSVESLLQKFAAQELIEVKRGLLQDDDQPMLVTYADHSKLSAMMGAVAEKKGSAEGVGAGGVKRRMEQDPGVPASTPGAIPSSSASLELLKEPPKKSRKQASDLDLEIESLLSQQSTKEQQSKKVSQEILELLNTTTAKEQSIVEKFRSRGRAQVQEFCDYGTKEECMKASDADRPCRKLHFRRIINKHTDESLGDCSFLNTCFHMDTCKYVHYEIDACTDLDAPGGRELSTGQELALPQAVGRDPSVDRLFPPQWICCDIRYLDVSILGKFAVVMADPPWDIHMELPYGTLTDDEMRRLNIPVLQDEGFLFLWVTGRAMELGRECLNLWGYERVDEIIWVKTNQLQRIIRTGRTGHWLNHGKEHCLVGVKGNPQGFNRGLDCDVIVAEVRSTSHKPDEIYGMIERLSPGTRKIELFGRPHNVQPNWITLGNQLDGIHLLDPDVVAQFKQRYPDGIISKPKNM